Proteins encoded within one genomic window of Streptomyces sp. NBC_01314:
- a CDS encoding nucleotidyltransferase domain-containing protein: MAGIGRPRGLDSQGFIEREGALGRVPGVFRPVVAAARDRVLDVFGGRLHSAYLYGSVPRGTARPGRSDLDLLLALREEPTETDRAEARVLDEALDNEFPQIDGAGTLLVSRAQVLSDLERYDLGWFVACLCTPLLGEDLAEDLPRYRPDSVLARETNGDLALQLPRWRARVAEATTDDARRALVRGCSRRLVRTGFTLVMPRRQGWTSDLHEMAEAFGAYYPERAAQMRAAAVAGYEPGTGVEVLRSYLDDLGPWLAEEYARVHGVKAPRPGDQ; encoded by the coding sequence ATGGCCGGAATCGGGCGCCCAAGAGGGCTGGACAGTCAGGGGTTCATCGAGCGGGAGGGGGCACTCGGGCGGGTGCCCGGGGTGTTCCGGCCGGTGGTGGCCGCGGCTCGGGATCGGGTGCTGGACGTGTTCGGAGGGCGGCTGCACAGTGCGTACCTCTATGGGTCGGTGCCCCGGGGCACCGCTCGTCCCGGGCGCAGTGACCTCGATCTGTTGCTGGCGTTGCGCGAGGAGCCCACAGAGACGGACCGGGCGGAGGCCCGAGTACTGGACGAGGCGCTGGACAACGAGTTCCCGCAGATCGATGGCGCCGGAACACTGCTGGTCAGCCGGGCGCAGGTGCTCAGCGACCTGGAGCGGTACGACCTGGGCTGGTTCGTGGCCTGTCTGTGCACTCCCCTGCTGGGTGAGGACCTGGCGGAGGACCTGCCTCGCTATCGGCCCGACTCCGTCCTCGCCCGCGAGACCAACGGCGACCTCGCGCTGCAACTGCCGCGCTGGCGTGCGCGAGTCGCGGAGGCCACGACCGACGACGCCCGGCGGGCGCTCGTCCGTGGTTGCTCCCGGCGGCTCGTCCGCACCGGGTTCACCCTCGTCATGCCCCGCCGACAGGGCTGGACCAGTGATCTGCACGAGATGGCGGAGGCGTTCGGCGCGTACTACCCGGAGCGCGCCGCCCAGATGCGCGCGGCGGCGGTGGCCGGGTACGAGCCGGGTACCGGTGTCGAGGTTCTGCGGTCGTACCTGGACGACCTCGGGCCCTGGCTGGCCGAGGAGTACGCGCGCGTACACGGCGTCAAAGCACCGCGTCCCGGAGATCAGTGA
- a CDS encoding MBL fold metallo-hydrolase, with protein MTDAAALPGRPRGGVLSGPATARAVNVLAPNASVMTLDGTNTWIVSEPDSELAVVIDPGPLDDVHLRNVVDTAERAGKRVALTLLTHGHPDHAEGAARFAELTRTNVRALDPALRLGDEGLGAGDVISVGGLELRVVPAPGHTADSLCFHLPADRAVLTGDTVLGRGTTVVAHPDGRLGDYLDSLRRLRSLAVDDGVHTVLPGHGPVLEDAQGVVEFYLAHRAHRLAQVETAVENGYRTPGEVVAHVYADVDRSLWPAAELSVQAQLEYLADHGLI; from the coding sequence ATGACCGACGCAGCAGCCCTCCCCGGCCGGCCCAGGGGCGGCGTCCTGTCGGGGCCCGCCACCGCGCGCGCGGTCAACGTGCTCGCGCCGAACGCGTCCGTGATGACGCTGGACGGGACCAACACCTGGATCGTGTCCGAACCGGACTCCGAGCTGGCGGTCGTGATCGACCCGGGTCCGCTGGACGACGTCCACCTGCGCAACGTCGTCGACACGGCGGAGAGGGCCGGCAAGCGGGTCGCGCTGACCCTGCTCACGCACGGGCACCCGGACCACGCGGAGGGCGCCGCCCGCTTCGCCGAGCTGACCAGGACGAACGTACGGGCCCTCGACCCGGCGCTGCGGCTCGGCGACGAAGGACTGGGCGCGGGCGACGTGATCTCGGTCGGCGGCCTGGAACTCCGGGTCGTTCCCGCCCCCGGCCACACCGCCGACTCGCTCTGCTTCCATCTCCCGGCCGACCGGGCCGTCCTGACGGGTGACACCGTCCTGGGGCGCGGTACGACGGTCGTGGCCCACCCCGACGGCCGTCTCGGCGACTACCTCGACTCCCTCCGCCGCCTCAGATCCCTCGCGGTCGATGACGGCGTCCACACCGTCCTTCCCGGTCACGGCCCCGTCCTGGAGGACGCGCAGGGCGTCGTCGAGTTCTACCTCGCCCACCGCGCCCACCGGCTCGCCCAGGTCGAGACGGCCGTCGAGAACGGCTACCGCACCCCCGGCGAGGTCGTCGCCCACGTCTACGCGGACGTCGACCGCTCCCTGTGGCCGGCCGCGGAACTCTCGGTACAGGCACAACTGGAGTACCTGGCCGACCACGGCCTGATCTGA
- a CDS encoding NUDIX hydrolase, with translation MANGQWYPAEWPDRIRALAAGTLTPVTPRRAATVMLLKDTADTPVVHMLRRRASMAFAGGAYAYPGGGVDPRDDDHQIRWAGPARAWWASRLGVDETDAQAIVCAAVRETYEEAGVLLAGPSSDTVVGDTTGDDWETDRAAVAARELSFAEFLERRGLVLRSDLLGAWARWITPEFEARRYDTWFFVAALPKGQRTRNASTEADRTVWIRPRDAADGYDKGELLMMPPTIATLRRLAEYDTAAAALAAAPARDLTPVLAEARLENDDVVLSWPGHAEFTKRISATGDSA, from the coding sequence ATGGCAAACGGGCAGTGGTACCCAGCCGAGTGGCCGGACCGCATCCGCGCACTCGCGGCCGGCACGCTGACACCGGTGACCCCCAGGCGGGCCGCCACCGTCATGCTGCTCAAGGACACGGCCGACACTCCGGTGGTGCACATGCTGCGCAGACGCGCCTCCATGGCCTTCGCCGGGGGCGCGTACGCGTATCCGGGCGGCGGTGTGGATCCGCGCGACGACGACCACCAGATCCGCTGGGCGGGCCCCGCGCGCGCGTGGTGGGCGTCCAGACTCGGCGTCGACGAGACCGACGCCCAGGCGATCGTCTGCGCGGCCGTACGGGAGACGTACGAGGAGGCGGGCGTGCTGCTCGCCGGGCCCAGTTCCGACACGGTGGTCGGCGACACCACGGGCGACGACTGGGAGACGGACCGCGCGGCGGTCGCCGCCCGGGAGCTGTCCTTCGCGGAGTTCCTGGAGCGCAGGGGGCTGGTCCTGCGGTCCGACCTGCTGGGCGCCTGGGCCCGCTGGATCACCCCCGAGTTCGAGGCCCGCCGCTACGACACCTGGTTCTTCGTGGCCGCGCTGCCGAAGGGCCAGCGCACCCGCAACGCATCCACGGAGGCCGACCGCACGGTGTGGATCCGCCCCCGGGACGCGGCGGACGGCTACGACAAGGGCGAGCTGCTGATGATGCCGCCCACCATCGCGACGCTGCGCCGGCTCGCGGAGTACGACACGGCCGCCGCGGCGCTCGCCGCCGCACCAGCCCGCGACCTGACCCCCGTCCTCGCCGAAGCTCGCCTGGAGAACGACGACGTGGTCCTCTCCTGGCCCGGCCACGCCGAGTTCACCAAGCGCATATCGGCCACCGGGGACTCCGCATGA
- a CDS encoding RidA family protein, with the protein MSAVEARLAELGLRLPGVVPPLAAYQPAVQSGVYVYTSGQLPMVDGKLPVTGKVGAEVTPEEAKELARTCALNALAAVKSVAGDLDRVARVVKVVGFVASASDFTGQPAVLNGASELLGAVFGDKGVHARSAVGVAVLPLDAPVEVELQVELTSA; encoded by the coding sequence GTGAGCGCCGTCGAGGCCAGGCTCGCGGAACTCGGGCTGAGGCTGCCCGGGGTCGTCCCGCCGCTCGCCGCGTACCAGCCGGCCGTCCAGTCCGGCGTGTACGTGTACACCTCCGGGCAGCTCCCCATGGTGGACGGCAAGCTGCCCGTCACCGGCAAGGTCGGCGCCGAGGTCACCCCCGAGGAGGCCAAGGAACTCGCCCGCACCTGCGCGCTGAACGCCCTCGCCGCCGTGAAGTCCGTCGCGGGCGACCTGGACCGTGTCGCGCGCGTGGTGAAGGTCGTCGGCTTCGTGGCCTCGGCCTCCGACTTCACGGGCCAGCCCGCCGTGCTGAACGGCGCGAGCGAACTCCTGGGCGCCGTCTTCGGCGACAAGGGCGTCCACGCGCGCAGCGCGGTCGGTGTGGCGGTACTGCCGCTGGACGCGCCGGTCGAGGTGGAGCTCCAGGTGGAGCTCACCAGCGCGTAG
- a CDS encoding DUF4177 domain-containing protein — MTKWEYSTVPLLVHATKQILDTWGEDGWELVQVVPGPNNPEQLVAYLKRPKP, encoded by the coding sequence ATGACCAAGTGGGAATACTCAACCGTGCCGCTGCTCGTCCACGCCACGAAGCAGATCCTGGACACCTGGGGCGAGGACGGCTGGGAGCTCGTCCAGGTCGTGCCCGGGCCGAACAACCCCGAGCAGCTGGTGGCCTACCTGAAGCGGCCCAAGCCGTGA
- a CDS encoding ArsA family ATPase, with protein sequence MSRLQVVSGKGGTGKTTVAAALALALATEGKRTLLVEVEGRQGIAQLFEAEALPYEERKIAVASGGGEVYALAIDPELALLDYLQMFYKLGGAGRALKKLGAIDFATTIAPGLRDVLLTGKACEAVRRKEKSGRFTYDYVVMDAPPTGRITRFLNVNDEVAGLAKIGPIHNQAQAVMRVLKSPETAVHLVTLLEEMPVQETADGIVELRAAKLPVGRIIVNMVRPELLDAGELEFARAVPRTAVAKSLSTAGLGGARRGGTAERLVEPLLTQAEEYAERYALEHEQRGALGELDLPLHELPLLAEGMDLAGLYELAKELRQQGIS encoded by the coding sequence GTGAGCAGGCTCCAGGTCGTCAGCGGCAAGGGCGGGACCGGAAAGACCACGGTCGCCGCCGCACTCGCGCTCGCCCTCGCGACCGAGGGCAAGCGCACCCTCCTGGTCGAGGTCGAGGGCAGACAGGGCATCGCGCAGCTCTTCGAGGCAGAGGCACTGCCGTACGAGGAGCGGAAGATCGCGGTCGCATCCGGGGGCGGGGAGGTGTACGCGCTGGCCATCGACCCCGAACTGGCCCTGTTGGACTACCTCCAGATGTTCTACAAGCTGGGCGGGGCGGGCCGGGCCCTGAAGAAGCTCGGCGCAATCGACTTCGCGACCACCATCGCGCCCGGCCTCCGGGACGTGCTGCTGACCGGCAAGGCCTGCGAGGCGGTGCGCCGCAAGGAGAAGAGCGGGCGGTTCACGTATGACTACGTGGTGATGGACGCGCCTCCCACCGGGCGCATCACCCGCTTCCTGAACGTGAACGACGAAGTGGCAGGGCTCGCCAAGATCGGCCCGATACACAATCAGGCCCAGGCCGTCATGCGGGTCCTGAAATCCCCCGAGACGGCTGTCCATCTGGTGACGCTGCTGGAGGAGATGCCGGTCCAGGAGACAGCGGACGGCATCGTCGAGCTGCGGGCCGCGAAGCTGCCGGTGGGGCGGATCATCGTCAACATGGTGCGGCCCGAACTGCTGGACGCCGGCGAGCTGGAGTTCGCGCGCGCGGTGCCGCGTACGGCCGTCGCCAAATCCCTGTCCACGGCGGGTCTGGGCGGCGCGCGGCGCGGCGGCACGGCCGAGCGCCTGGTGGAGCCGCTGCTCACGCAGGCCGAGGAGTACGCCGAGCGGTACGCCCTGGAGCACGAACAGCGGGGCGCACTGGGCGAGCTGGACCTGCCGCTGCACGAACTGCCGTTGCTCGCCGAGGGAATGGATCTGGCGGGCCTGTACGAACTGGCCAAGGAACTGCGTCAGCAAGGGATCTCATGA
- a CDS encoding ArsA family ATPase: MTPDPAATHDSAHSHDGHRVISSTRPLAVDSLLDDPQTRIVVCCGAGGVGKTTTAAALGVRAAERGRKVVVLTIDPARRLAQSMGIDSLDNTPRRVKGIDGDGELHAMMLDMKRTFDEIVEAHADPDRASAILSNPFYQSLSAGFAGTQEYMAMEKLGQLRARDEWDLIVVDTPPSRSALDFLDAPKRLGSFLDGKLIRVLLAPAKVGGRAGMKFLNVGMSMMTGALGKLLGGQLLKDVQTFVAAMDSMFGGFRTRADATYKLLQAPGTAFLVVAAPERDALREAAYFVERLAAEDMPLAGLVLNRVHGSGAAQLSAERALAAAENLDEPRIVDQMDGKAVRNSPDTYGSSASSGSPEAPATTVTPDGSPAPDQQKQTVADQTVADQVVAPDLTVEQLTAGLLRLHAERMRLLSREQRTRDRFTALHPEVAVAEVAALPGDVHDLAGLRDIGDRLAAIRPELPTSAD, translated from the coding sequence ATGACTCCGGACCCGGCCGCCACGCACGATTCGGCCCACTCCCACGACGGACACCGCGTGATCAGTTCGACCCGCCCCCTCGCGGTCGACTCCCTGCTGGACGACCCGCAGACCCGCATCGTGGTGTGCTGCGGCGCCGGCGGAGTGGGCAAGACGACCACGGCGGCGGCACTCGGGGTGCGGGCCGCCGAGCGCGGCCGCAAGGTGGTCGTGCTCACCATCGACCCGGCCCGACGGCTCGCCCAGTCCATGGGCATCGACTCGTTGGACAACACCCCGCGGCGGGTCAAGGGCATCGACGGGGATGGCGAACTGCACGCCATGATGCTCGACATGAAGCGCACGTTCGACGAGATCGTCGAGGCGCACGCGGACCCGGACCGGGCCTCCGCGATCCTGAGCAACCCCTTCTATCAATCGCTCTCGGCGGGCTTCGCGGGCACGCAGGAGTACATGGCGATGGAGAAGCTGGGCCAGTTGCGGGCCCGGGACGAGTGGGACCTGATCGTCGTCGACACCCCTCCGTCCCGATCGGCGCTGGACTTCCTGGACGCCCCGAAGCGGCTCGGCTCGTTCCTCGACGGCAAGCTGATCCGCGTCCTGCTGGCGCCGGCGAAGGTCGGCGGGCGGGCCGGCATGAAATTCCTGAACGTCGGCATGTCGATGATGACGGGCGCCCTGGGCAAGCTCCTCGGCGGTCAACTGCTGAAGGACGTCCAGACGTTCGTGGCCGCCATGGACTCCATGTTCGGGGGCTTCCGTACGCGCGCGGACGCCACGTACAAGCTGCTCCAGGCGCCCGGCACGGCGTTCTTGGTGGTGGCCGCGCCGGAGCGGGACGCGCTGCGCGAGGCGGCGTACTTCGTGGAGCGACTGGCGGCCGAGGACATGCCACTGGCCGGGTTGGTGCTCAACCGCGTCCATGGCAGCGGCGCGGCCCAGCTGTCCGCCGAGCGCGCGCTCGCCGCCGCGGAAAATCTTGACGAGCCCCGCATTGTGGATCAGATGGACGGGAAAGCAGTTCGTAACTCTCCCGACACGTACGGCAGTTCAGCCAGTTCAGGCAGTCCGGAAGCTCCCGCAACGACCGTCACCCCGGACGGCTCCCCCGCCCCGGACCAGCAGAAGCAGACCGTTGCCGACCAGACCGTTGCCGACCAGGTTGTCGCCCCGGACCTGACCGTGGAACAGCTCACGGCGGGCCTGCTTCGGCTGCACGCCGAGCGGATGCGACTGCTCTCCCGCGAGCAGCGCACACGTGACCGCTTCACCGCGCTGCATCCCGAGGTGGCCGTGGCCGAAGTGGCGGCGCTGCCCGGTGATGTCCACGACCTGGCGGGTCTGCGGGACATCGGAGACCGGCTCGCGGCCATAAGGCCGGAGCTGCCCACCTCCGCCGACTGA
- the wblA gene encoding transcriptional regulator WblA produces the protein MGWVTDWSAQAACRTTDPDELFVQGAAQNRAKAVCTGCPVRTECLADALDNRVEFGVWGGMTERERRALLRRRPTVTSWRRLLETARTEYERGAGILPLDDDEIYENYAAVS, from the coding sequence ATGGGCTGGGTAACCGACTGGAGTGCGCAGGCTGCCTGCCGCACTACCGATCCGGATGAACTGTTCGTTCAAGGAGCAGCGCAGAACAGGGCCAAGGCGGTGTGCACCGGATGCCCGGTGCGTACGGAGTGCCTGGCGGATGCGTTGGACAACCGCGTCGAGTTCGGCGTGTGGGGAGGAATGACGGAGCGTGAGCGCCGCGCATTGCTGCGCAGGCGTCCGACCGTCACGTCTTGGCGCAGGCTGCTGGAGACCGCGCGCACGGAGTACGAGCGTGGCGCGGGCATTCTGCCGCTCGACGATGACGAGATCTATGAGAACTACGCGGCGGTGAGCTGA
- a CDS encoding transglycosylase domain-containing protein — protein MPNKRSGGGLSPTQQAAKFLGVSVLAGAVMAGIALPAVGALGLAAKGSVEGFDELPANLKQPPLSQRTTILDSKGDSIATVYSRDRTVVDLKEISPYMQQAIVAIEDARFYQHGAVDLKGVLRAVNRNAQEGGVAQGASTLTQQLVKNVAVEEAGDDPTLVAQAIQQTLGRKIRELKYAIQLEEELGKKKILENYLNITFFGQQAYGVEAGSQRYFSKSAKDLDVEEAALLAGIVQSPSRYDPVNDPQEATKRRNTVLQRMADLGDISQAEADKAKEKPLGLDISKPKNGCITAVKGAGFFCDYVREVFLNDPIFGKSKEDRAKIWNQGGLTIRTTMDPKAQKSVQASVKEHVRQKDEVATAATIVEPGTGNILAMGQSRPYGLDTKKNETSINLSVDESMGGGAGYQPGSTFKPIVAAAAIEDGMSPGKIYPAPYEMLYPSPISTCGGGTWRNSTGSDAAKLANESASEVGPYSMEKATALSVNTYFVQMIADIGICPVTKMAGKMGVERADGRKMDQAPSIALGTQEMSPLTMANAYATFASRGMYCTPVAIESITQRVGEKSKSLEVPKSTCSRAMSEKTADTISTLLKGVVEDGTGTEAGLGPSRPSAGKTGTTDGRYAAWFVGYTPNMAGAVWVGDPAHKRRMVNITIGGVGYDKVFGGKVPGPIWRDMMSGALEGEPNPGFNPVYIPDERPDRGRGDNDNGNGNNDDDNGNGDDGDNDDGFIGGTDGGTTFPTPEFSIPENWIQGQTNGGNNGNGNGGGFG, from the coding sequence ATGCCAAACAAGCGCTCGGGTGGTGGTCTGTCCCCCACACAGCAGGCCGCCAAGTTCCTAGGTGTCAGCGTGCTCGCCGGTGCCGTCATGGCGGGCATCGCGCTGCCCGCGGTCGGCGCCCTGGGGCTGGCCGCCAAGGGTTCGGTCGAGGGGTTCGACGAACTCCCCGCCAACCTCAAGCAGCCGCCGCTGAGCCAGCGCACCACGATCCTCGACAGCAAGGGCGACTCGATCGCCACGGTGTACAGCCGCGACCGTACGGTGGTCGATCTCAAGGAGATCTCGCCGTACATGCAGCAGGCGATCGTCGCCATCGAGGACGCACGCTTCTACCAGCACGGCGCGGTCGACCTGAAGGGCGTACTGCGCGCGGTCAACCGGAACGCGCAGGAGGGCGGGGTCGCCCAGGGCGCGTCCACGCTGACGCAGCAACTCGTGAAGAACGTCGCGGTGGAGGAGGCCGGTGACGATCCCACGCTCGTCGCCCAGGCCATCCAGCAGACCCTCGGCCGGAAGATCCGCGAGCTGAAGTACGCGATCCAGCTCGAAGAGGAACTCGGCAAGAAGAAGATCCTCGAGAACTACCTGAACATCACGTTCTTCGGCCAGCAGGCCTACGGCGTCGAGGCCGGCTCCCAGCGCTACTTCTCCAAGTCCGCCAAGGATTTGGACGTCGAGGAGGCCGCGCTCCTCGCCGGCATCGTGCAGTCGCCCAGCCGGTACGACCCGGTGAACGACCCGCAGGAAGCCACCAAGCGGCGCAACACCGTGCTGCAGCGCATGGCCGATCTCGGCGACATCTCACAGGCGGAGGCCGACAAGGCCAAGGAGAAGCCGCTCGGCCTCGACATCAGCAAGCCGAAGAACGGCTGCATCACGGCCGTCAAGGGTGCGGGCTTCTTCTGCGACTACGTGCGCGAGGTGTTCCTGAACGACCCGATCTTCGGCAAGTCCAAGGAGGACCGGGCCAAGATCTGGAACCAGGGCGGTCTGACGATCCGGACGACGATGGACCCGAAGGCCCAGAAGTCGGTCCAGGCCTCCGTCAAGGAGCACGTCAGGCAGAAGGACGAGGTGGCCACCGCCGCCACCATCGTGGAGCCCGGCACCGGCAACATCCTCGCCATGGGCCAGTCGAGGCCGTACGGCCTCGACACCAAGAAGAACGAGACGTCGATAAACCTCTCGGTGGACGAGTCCATGGGCGGCGGAGCGGGCTATCAGCCCGGTTCGACGTTCAAGCCGATCGTCGCCGCGGCGGCCATCGAGGACGGCATGTCCCCGGGGAAGATCTACCCCGCGCCGTACGAGATGCTCTACCCGAGCCCGATCTCCACCTGTGGTGGCGGTACCTGGCGCAACAGCACCGGCAGCGACGCCGCGAAGCTCGCCAACGAGAGCGCGTCCGAGGTCGGCCCGTACTCGATGGAGAAGGCGACCGCGCTGTCGGTCAACACCTACTTCGTGCAGATGATCGCGGACATCGGCATCTGCCCGGTGACGAAGATGGCCGGGAAGATGGGCGTCGAGCGGGCCGACGGCCGCAAGATGGACCAGGCCCCGTCGATCGCGCTCGGCACGCAGGAGATGTCCCCGCTGACCATGGCGAACGCGTACGCGACCTTCGCCTCGCGCGGCATGTACTGCACACCGGTCGCCATCGAGTCCATCACCCAGCGGGTCGGCGAGAAGTCGAAGTCGCTGGAGGTCCCGAAGTCGACCTGTTCACGCGCCATGTCCGAGAAGACCGCCGACACCATAAGCACCCTTCTCAAGGGGGTTGTGGAGGACGGTACGGGTACGGAGGCCGGCCTCGGCCCCAGCCGCCCCAGCGCCGGTAAGACCGGTACGACGGATGGCCGCTACGCGGCCTGGTTCGTGGGCTACACCCCGAACATGGCCGGCGCCGTCTGGGTGGGCGACCCCGCGCATAAGCGCCGCATGGTGAACATCACCATCGGCGGCGTGGGCTACGACAAGGTCTTCGGCGGAAAGGTCCCCGGCCCGATCTGGCGCGACATGATGTCCGGCGCGCTGGAGGGCGAGCCCAATCCCGGCTTCAACCCCGTCTACATCCCCGACGAGAGGCCGGACCGCGGTCGCGGGGACAACGACAACGGGAACGGCAACAACGACGACGACAACGGCAACGGTGACGACGGCGACAACGACGACGGGTTCATCGGCGGCACCGACGGCGGCACCACCTTCCCGACCCCCGAATTCTCCATCCCGGAGAACTGGATCCAGGGCCAGACGAACGGCGGGAACAACGGGAACGGCAACGGTGGCGGGTTCGGCTGA
- a CDS encoding GatB/YqeY domain-containing protein, whose translation MTTLKSKLQEDLNAAIKERDELRSSTLRLTLTAITKEEVAGKEKRELSDDEVLKVITKEAKKRREAADAFAQGGRTESAERETAEGEFLAEYLPKQLSDEELKQIVVQAVEEARAAGAEGPRAMGQVMKIVNPKVAGLAEGGRVAAIVKQQLTGA comes from the coding sequence ATGACCACGCTCAAGTCGAAGCTGCAGGAAGACCTCAACGCCGCCATCAAGGAGCGCGACGAGCTCCGCTCCTCGACGCTCCGGCTGACGCTCACCGCGATCACCAAGGAAGAGGTCGCGGGCAAGGAGAAGCGCGAGCTCTCCGACGACGAGGTGCTCAAGGTGATCACCAAGGAGGCGAAGAAGCGCCGCGAGGCCGCGGACGCCTTCGCCCAGGGCGGTCGTACCGAGTCGGCCGAGCGGGAGACGGCGGAGGGCGAGTTCCTCGCCGAGTACCTGCCCAAGCAACTGTCCGACGAGGAGCTGAAGCAGATCGTCGTCCAGGCCGTCGAGGAGGCTCGGGCCGCCGGTGCCGAGGGCCCGCGCGCGATGGGCCAGGTCATGAAGATCGTCAACCCGAAGGTGGCCGGACTCGCCGAGGGCGGCCGCGTCGCCGCCATCGTCAAGCAGCAGCTCACGGGCGCCTGA
- a CDS encoding metallophosphoesterase, translating into MQARYGVPLGIAAVGAAGVVYAAGFEARSFRLRRVTVPVLPPGMRPLRILQVSDIHMVSGQRKKQRWLRSLAGLRPDFVINTGDNLSDPEGVPEVLDALGPLMEFPGAYVFGSNDYYGPTLRNPARYLLEKVQGRHGLNGNKPVVGAIHNPWEDLRDGFDGAGWLNLTNTRGTLKIEGMSVELTGVDDPHIKRDRYARVAGGPSDSADLSLGVVHAPYLRALDAFTADGYPLVLAGHTHGGQLCIPFYGALVTNCDLDTDRVKGLSRHTADGRTAYMHVSAGCGTSRYTPVRFACPPEASLLTLVGREG; encoded by the coding sequence ATGCAAGCGCGATACGGAGTACCTCTGGGGATCGCGGCGGTCGGTGCCGCCGGTGTGGTGTACGCGGCGGGTTTCGAGGCCCGCTCCTTCCGGCTGCGGCGGGTGACGGTGCCGGTGCTGCCACCAGGCATGAGGCCGCTGCGCATACTCCAGGTCTCCGACATTCACATGGTGAGCGGGCAGCGCAAGAAGCAGCGCTGGCTGCGTTCCCTGGCCGGGCTGCGCCCCGACTTCGTGATCAACACCGGGGACAACCTCTCCGACCCCGAGGGCGTCCCCGAGGTGCTGGACGCGCTGGGTCCGCTGATGGAGTTCCCTGGCGCCTATGTCTTCGGCTCGAACGACTACTACGGCCCGACGCTGCGCAACCCCGCCCGTTACCTCCTGGAGAAGGTCCAGGGCCGCCACGGTCTGAACGGCAACAAGCCAGTGGTCGGCGCCATCCACAACCCGTGGGAGGACCTGCGGGACGGCTTCGACGGGGCGGGTTGGCTCAACCTCACCAACACCCGCGGCACACTGAAGATCGAAGGCATGTCGGTCGAGCTGACCGGCGTCGACGACCCGCACATCAAGCGGGATCGCTACGCTCGCGTGGCCGGCGGCCCGTCCGACTCGGCCGACCTCTCCCTGGGCGTCGTCCACGCCCCCTACCTCCGCGCCCTCGACGCGTTCACCGCCGACGGCTACCCCCTCGTCCTGGCCGGCCACACCCACGGCGGTCAGCTCTGCATCCCCTTCTACGGCGCCCTCGTCACCAACTGCGACCTCGACACGGACCGCGTGAAGGGCCTCTCCAGGCACACCGCCGACGGTCGCACCGCGTACATGCACGTCTCGGCCGGCTGCGGCACGAGCCGCTACACCCCGGTGAGGTTCGCCTGCCCGCCGGAGGCCTCGTTGCTGACGCTGGTGGGGCGGGAGGGGTAA
- a CDS encoding Pr6Pr family membrane protein, translating into MTAPIPRDIPDLPAISGIPAPVTSVVPATAVVAPTRRPLAAAYRALVALAAAAAVVIEMVLGSPLRAFSHFSVQSTALVALVFAASARSAWSARRPLPSWVTGGTVLYAVITALVYHLILMKDATAFSMTITPTGAPTAPTGWLALTNVAFHTAVPVAVVADWLLLTRPAPPRLSHAVAWLFYPLAYLAFTLGRAALVTPDWPAPYLYPFLDVNGHGYKSVLGNALLLGLAFYALALLLIAVDHVRPDPVHPRRGRPDRHGRRPENRISSQGTSGLK; encoded by the coding sequence ATGACCGCACCGATACCCAGGGACATCCCCGATCTGCCCGCGATCTCGGGCATTCCCGCGCCGGTGACATCCGTCGTGCCCGCGACAGCGGTGGTGGCACCGACACGACGCCCACTTGCAGCGGCGTACCGCGCCTTGGTCGCGCTGGCGGCGGCAGCGGCCGTGGTGATCGAGATGGTGCTGGGCAGCCCCCTAAGGGCGTTCAGCCATTTCTCGGTCCAGAGCACGGCCCTGGTGGCACTGGTCTTCGCCGCCTCAGCCCGCAGCGCTTGGTCGGCCCGCCGTCCCTTGCCCTCCTGGGTGACAGGCGGCACGGTCCTCTACGCCGTGATCACGGCGTTGGTGTACCACCTGATCCTGATGAAGGACGCGACGGCCTTCTCCATGACGATCACGCCGACGGGCGCCCCGACCGCCCCCACCGGCTGGCTCGCCCTGACGAACGTCGCCTTCCACACCGCGGTTCCCGTCGCGGTGGTGGCGGACTGGCTGCTCCTGACCCGCCCGGCGCCGCCACGCCTGAGCCATGCGGTGGCCTGGCTGTTCTACCCGCTGGCGTACCTGGCGTTCACGCTCGGCCGAGCCGCCTTGGTGACCCCGGACTGGCCGGCCCCGTACCTCTACCCGTTCCTGGACGTCAACGGCCACGGCTACAAGAGCGTCCTCGGCAACGCCCTCCTCCTGGGCCTCGCCTTCTACGCCCTCGCCCTCCTCCTCATCGCCGTCGACCACGTCCGCCCCGACCCCGTACACCCTCGTCGCGGGCGCCCCGACCGCCACGGCCGACGCCCCGAAAACCGGATTTCGTCTCAAGGCACCAGTGGGCTAAAGTAA